In one window of Deinobacterium chartae DNA:
- a CDS encoding heavy metal translocating P-type ATPase, producing the protein MIQTASSPRSSRPASGTSDPVRRALILTLITLLALLAGWLLQGPLETAAFVVAYLAGGVPAATEALRSLRSERKLDVDLLMVLAALGAASIGQALDGAILLFLFSLSNTLQDWAMGRTRRAIEALGRLSPQEASVRRSGHEQRVPLNELRVGDTLILKPGERVPADAEVLLGRSSLDESAITGESVPVDKAPGAHLASGTVNLEGYLEARVLRPAGESTLARLIRMVESAQAAKSPVETLADRWESPYATAVLAATPLVFAALHYLGGLPADAAWYRAMTFMVVASPCAVVISTPAVMLSAMAAAARGGVLFKSAAALEALSRVRSVAFDKTGTLTTGRMELLDLEVPGGHEEQALALAAALEGRSEHPIARAITRAASERGLSPELALEDVQALPGRGITGLLAGEAVWAGNLRLAQERGAVLGADLEAAVKRLEVRGRTVVLLGQERRIIALLGVADAPRPQAGAALEALRRAGVTRLVMLTGDRPGPALEVARQVGVQEVRAGLLPEDKLAAVRALPRPVAVVGDGVNDAPALSAADLGIGMAQGTDVALESADVVLARNDLNKLAAAWRLSRAARRTVIFNLSFAFAIIAVVGTLSVLGQVPLPLGVIAHEGGTVFVVFMGLRLLLYRV; encoded by the coding sequence GTGATTCAAACCGCTTCTTCGCCCCGCTCCTCCAGGCCCGCCTCCGGCACCTCTGACCCCGTTCGGCGGGCGCTGATCCTGACCCTGATCACCCTGCTCGCCCTGCTCGCGGGCTGGCTGCTGCAGGGCCCCCTCGAGACCGCCGCTTTCGTGGTGGCCTATCTCGCCGGAGGCGTCCCGGCCGCCACCGAGGCCCTCCGGTCGCTGCGCAGCGAACGCAAGCTCGACGTGGACCTGCTGATGGTGCTCGCCGCCCTGGGGGCAGCCTCGATCGGTCAGGCCCTCGACGGGGCCATCTTGCTGTTCTTGTTCAGCCTCTCCAACACCCTGCAAGACTGGGCCATGGGGCGCACCCGGCGCGCCATCGAAGCCCTGGGACGGCTCAGCCCGCAAGAGGCCAGCGTGCGCCGGAGCGGCCACGAACAGCGCGTTCCCCTGAACGAACTGCGCGTGGGGGACACCTTGATTCTCAAGCCCGGCGAGCGCGTACCCGCCGACGCGGAGGTACTGCTGGGCAGGTCGAGCCTCGACGAGAGCGCCATCACCGGCGAGAGCGTTCCGGTGGACAAGGCTCCGGGTGCGCACCTCGCCTCGGGAACGGTGAACCTCGAGGGCTACCTCGAGGCCCGCGTGCTGCGTCCTGCCGGGGAATCCACGCTGGCACGGCTGATCCGCATGGTCGAGAGCGCGCAGGCCGCCAAGTCGCCGGTCGAGACCCTGGCCGACCGCTGGGAGAGCCCGTATGCCACCGCCGTGCTGGCCGCGACCCCGCTGGTATTCGCCGCGCTGCACTACCTGGGCGGGCTGCCCGCCGACGCGGCGTGGTACCGCGCCATGACCTTTATGGTGGTTGCCAGCCCCTGCGCGGTGGTGATCTCCACACCCGCCGTGATGCTCTCGGCCATGGCCGCCGCCGCGCGCGGCGGCGTGCTGTTCAAGAGTGCCGCCGCGCTCGAGGCCCTCTCCCGGGTGCGCAGCGTGGCCTTTGACAAGACCGGGACGCTGACCACCGGGCGCATGGAGCTGCTGGACCTCGAGGTGCCAGGAGGCCACGAGGAGCAGGCGCTGGCACTGGCCGCCGCGCTCGAGGGACGCAGCGAGCACCCGATTGCCCGCGCGATCACCCGGGCGGCCAGCGAGCGGGGTTTGAGCCCGGAACTCGCGCTCGAGGACGTGCAGGCGCTGCCCGGGCGCGGCATCACCGGGCTGCTGGCCGGAGAGGCCGTATGGGCCGGTAACCTGCGCCTCGCTCAGGAGCGCGGCGCGGTTCTGGGCGCTGACCTCGAGGCCGCCGTGAAGCGCCTCGAGGTGCGTGGCCGCACCGTGGTGCTGCTCGGGCAGGAACGCCGGATCATCGCGCTGCTCGGCGTGGCCGACGCTCCGCGACCGCAGGCCGGAGCGGCCCTCGAGGCGCTGCGCCGCGCGGGCGTGACCCGGCTGGTGATGCTGACCGGCGACCGCCCGGGGCCGGCCCTCGAGGTGGCCCGTCAGGTCGGGGTGCAGGAGGTGCGCGCCGGGCTGCTGCCCGAGGACAAGCTGGCCGCGGTGCGGGCCCTGCCGCGTCCGGTGGCGGTGGTCGGAGACGGCGTGAACGACGCGCCCGCGCTGAGTGCCGCCGATTTGGGCATCGGCATGGCGCAGGGTACCGACGTGGCCCTCGAGAGCGCAGACGTGGTGTTGGCCCGCAACGACTTGAACAAGCTGGCCGCCGCGTGGCGGCTCTCGCGGGCAGCGCGCCGCACCGTGATCTTCAACCTGAGTTTCGCCTTCGCCATCATCGCGGTGGTCGGGACGCTCTCGGTGCTGGGACAGGTGCCGCTGCCCCTCGGCGTGATCGCGCACGAAGGCGGGACGGTCTTCGTGGTGTTCATGGGATTACGCCTGTTGCTCTACCGCGTCTAG
- a CDS encoding GNAT family N-acetyltransferase, which translates to MQLNSLGYRTDLIFARFDGIVEDLGDAIRIRNPRNPDHYYGNLLVFDRPPRPGDLPEWEQRFAECIGVPPEVKHRLFGWDAPDGTTGEIDEFLEAGYTLDRSVVMTAERLHPPRRPNLEAELRPLRSDEDWALALENQIACREARWDEDSYRPFKERQMRRYREMAEAGRGAWFGAFLDGRVVADMGIFSDGELARYQAVGTHPDYRGRGLCGTLVHFVGEYARRELGVARLVIVADDHYFAKDIYRAVGFEPVEYQASLLRSRSSGE; encoded by the coding sequence ATGCAACTCAACTCGCTCGGCTACCGCACCGACTTGATCTTCGCGCGCTTCGACGGCATTGTTGAGGACCTGGGAGACGCCATACGCATCCGGAACCCCCGCAACCCCGACCACTACTACGGCAACTTGCTGGTGTTCGACCGTCCGCCGCGCCCGGGAGATCTGCCCGAGTGGGAGCAGCGCTTTGCCGAGTGCATCGGTGTGCCGCCCGAAGTCAAGCACCGTCTGTTCGGCTGGGACGCGCCCGACGGCACGACCGGCGAGATAGACGAGTTCCTCGAGGCGGGTTACACCCTGGACCGCTCGGTGGTGATGACCGCCGAGCGCCTGCACCCGCCCCGGCGGCCCAACCTCGAGGCCGAACTGCGCCCGCTGCGCAGCGATGAGGACTGGGCGCTGGCCCTCGAGAACCAGATCGCCTGCCGCGAGGCGCGCTGGGATGAGGACAGCTACCGCCCCTTTAAAGAGCGCCAGATGCGCCGCTACCGTGAGATGGCCGAGGCGGGCAGGGGAGCGTGGTTTGGGGCCTTCCTCGACGGGCGCGTGGTGGCCGACATGGGGATCTTCAGCGATGGCGAACTGGCGCGCTACCAGGCGGTCGGAACGCACCCGGACTACCGGGGCCGGGGCCTGTGTGGCACGCTGGTTCATTTCGTCGGCGAGTACGCGCGCCGTGAGCTGGGAGTCGCCAGGCTGGTGATCGTGGCCGACGACCACTACTTTGCCAAGGACATCTACCGCGCGGTGGGCTTCGAGCCGGTCGAGTACCAGGCTTCGCTGCTGCGTTCTCGTTCCAGCGGGGAATGA
- a CDS encoding complex I NDUFA9 subunit family protein: MKVLVTGASGFVGRRVVADLLHAGHEVVAASRHGHEVGGARGLALNVTDPAATRRGLEAERPQAVVHLVGIIAPQGAQTFERVHVEGTRNVLEAARPLGARYLHMSALGADPESRSRYSSSKARAEALVKASGLPFTLFRPSLIFGPGDDFFGRVLKNLVSAAPVVPVIGDGRFPFRPVWVGDVAAAFTQALERPQTVGRTFELVGPTVYSFSDLLKLELQALGLRKTLVRIPLWAMNLAVPAMQLLPRPPITPDQYAMLLEGNTADPGPATRAFDLEMVSLEALLPRLLRPGTHETTAAEEGA, from the coding sequence ATGAAAGTCCTGGTCACCGGAGCAAGCGGTTTTGTCGGCAGGCGCGTGGTTGCGGACCTGCTGCACGCCGGGCACGAGGTCGTGGCCGCCTCGAGGCACGGTCACGAGGTGGGCGGCGCACGCGGCCTGGCCCTGAACGTGACCGACCCCGCCGCCACCCGGCGGGGCCTCGAGGCCGAGCGCCCGCAGGCGGTGGTGCACCTGGTGGGCATCATCGCGCCGCAGGGCGCACAGACCTTCGAGCGGGTGCACGTGGAGGGAACGCGCAACGTCCTCGAGGCCGCCCGGCCGCTGGGCGCGCGTTATCTGCACATGAGCGCGCTGGGGGCCGACCCGGAGTCGCGCAGCCGCTACTCGAGCAGCAAGGCGCGCGCCGAGGCGCTGGTAAAAGCCTCGGGGCTGCCCTTTACCCTCTTCCGCCCCAGCCTGATCTTCGGGCCCGGTGACGATTTTTTCGGGCGGGTGCTGAAAAACCTGGTCTCGGCGGCCCCGGTGGTGCCGGTGATCGGAGACGGCCGCTTTCCGTTTCGCCCGGTGTGGGTAGGCGACGTGGCCGCCGCCTTTACCCAGGCCCTCGAGCGTCCGCAGACGGTGGGGCGGACCTTTGAGCTGGTCGGACCCACCGTGTACAGCTTCAGCGACCTGCTCAAGCTCGAACTGCAGGCCCTGGGCCTGCGCAAGACGCTGGTCCGGATTCCGCTGTGGGCCATGAACCTGGCGGTTCCGGCCATGCAACTGCTGCCCCGCCCGCCGATCACCCCGGACCAGTACGCGATGCTGCTCGAGGGCAACACTGCCGACCCGGGTCCGGCCACCCGCGCGTTTGACCTCGAGATGGTCAGCCTCGAGGCGTTGCTGCCCCGGCTGCTGCGGCCCGGAACCCACGAGACCACGGCCGCCGAAGAAGGGGCCTGA
- a CDS encoding Crp/Fnr family transcriptional regulator has translation MNPLERSSPVPAPALPHAPLRFRRGQHVYVQGERALRLYRAETGLLRVVKVTPRGRVLTVRHVLPGDFFGEDALHGGTYQHQVEVLTRALVRILDPLTLGGPILQEVVRSLGEQLRRAMQHEYNLQTGDLKQRVVRYLLELADTPLGGEDRGNHLFVRATHELLAEGTASTRESVSKIMTELREAGLIESGYRHITLLNLEELSGLLSKLHLPGAKPGRQS, from the coding sequence GTGAATCCCCTCGAGCGTTCCAGCCCGGTTCCCGCGCCCGCCCTGCCGCACGCTCCGCTGCGGTTTCGGCGCGGACAGCACGTGTACGTTCAGGGCGAGCGCGCCCTGCGGCTTTACCGCGCCGAAACCGGGCTGCTGCGGGTGGTCAAAGTTACCCCGCGCGGCCGGGTCCTGACCGTGCGGCACGTGCTGCCCGGCGATTTTTTTGGCGAGGACGCGCTGCACGGCGGCACGTACCAGCATCAGGTCGAAGTGCTCACCCGCGCACTCGTCCGAATACTCGATCCATTGACCCTGGGTGGGCCCATCTTGCAGGAGGTGGTACGCTCGCTGGGCGAGCAGCTGCGGCGCGCGATGCAGCACGAGTACAACCTGCAGACCGGCGACCTCAAACAGCGGGTGGTGCGCTACCTGCTCGAGCTGGCCGACACCCCGCTGGGCGGCGAGGACCGGGGCAACCACCTGTTCGTGCGCGCCACGCACGAACTGCTGGCCGAAGGTACCGCCTCCACCCGCGAGAGCGTCTCAAAGATCATGACCGAACTGCGCGAGGCCGGGCTGATCGAATCCGGCTACCGTCACATCACCCTGCTTAACCTCGAGGAGCTCTCCGGGCTGCTCTCGAAGCTGCACCTGCCCGGTGCGAAACCCGGCAGGCAATCTTGA
- a CDS encoding hydroxymethylglutaryl-CoA lyase: MSLQRPVYVECPRDSWQGLHQMVPTPVKASYLRALLEAGFTHLDLGSFVSPKHVPQMSDTEAVLAELPEPEGRDYLCIIANPRGLERAADQPKVRSVGYPLSISDTFQRRNTGRSLEDSWEVLAELAEGARAADKRLVVYLSMGFGNPYGDPWSEEVVVDALLRIRDLGIRSVALADTVGQADAQTVRQVCSAVVSRLGAEDLGVHLHARPERARDLVDAALASGIRWFEGALGGVGGCPFAGDELVGNLPTELIADQLDLEVDRVLLDTLAARALELRVRYA, from the coding sequence ATGAGCTTGCAAAGGCCCGTTTACGTCGAATGCCCGCGTGATTCCTGGCAGGGGCTGCACCAGATGGTGCCCACCCCGGTCAAGGCCTCGTACCTGCGCGCACTCCTCGAGGCCGGATTCACCCATCTGGACCTGGGCTCCTTTGTCAGCCCCAAGCACGTCCCGCAGATGAGCGACACCGAGGCGGTGCTGGCCGAGCTGCCCGAGCCCGAAGGCCGCGACTACCTGTGCATCATCGCCAACCCGCGCGGCCTCGAGCGCGCCGCCGACCAGCCCAAGGTCCGTTCGGTCGGCTACCCGCTGTCGATCTCGGACACCTTCCAGCGCCGCAACACCGGGCGAAGCCTCGAGGACTCCTGGGAGGTGCTGGCCGAACTGGCCGAAGGCGCGCGCGCGGCCGACAAGCGCCTGGTGGTGTACCTCTCGATGGGTTTTGGCAATCCCTACGGCGACCCCTGGAGCGAGGAGGTGGTCGTAGACGCCCTGCTGCGCATCCGTGACCTGGGTATCCGCAGCGTGGCCCTGGCCGACACGGTCGGGCAGGCGGACGCGCAGACGGTGCGGCAGGTGTGCAGCGCCGTGGTGAGCCGCCTGGGCGCCGAGGACCTCGGCGTGCACCTGCACGCTCGCCCGGAGCGTGCGCGCGACCTGGTGGACGCGGCCCTGGCGAGCGGGATCCGCTGGTTCGAGGGCGCGCTGGGCGGGGTAGGCGGCTGCCCCTTCGCCGGAGACGAACTGGTCGGAAACCTGCCAACCGAACTCATCGCCGATCAGCTGGACCTCGAGGTGGACCGCGTGCTGCTCGATACCCTGGCGGCG